The proteins below come from a single Megalops cyprinoides isolate fMegCyp1 chromosome 5, fMegCyp1.pri, whole genome shotgun sequence genomic window:
- the LOC118778364 gene encoding uracil-DNA glycosylase-like encodes MFTNSYRTACLAGTYRNRICATSALTLATLTRSITKYTKISSLKKRKSGSDEPPTSSPLSPEQLERIEKNRRAALERLAARNVPPGIGESWQKALGGEFGKPYFTTLMSFVAEERKRRTIYPPSHQVFSWTQMCAVEDVKVVILGQDPYHGPGQAHGLCFSVQRPILPPPSLENVYRELADDIEGFQHPGHGDLTGWATQGVLLLNSVLTVRAHQANSHQDRGWETFTDAVVTWLSENLNGLVFLLWGGHAQRKGVAINRKRHHVLQAAHPSPLSVSRGFFGCRHFSKTNELLRKSGKTPIDWTAL; translated from the exons ATGTTTACAAACTCATACAGAACTGCTTGTTTGGCTGGAACGTACCGAAACAGAATATGCGCTACATCAGCGCTCACACTAGCGACGCTAACTCGTTCTATCACTAAATACACTAAGATAAGTTCGCTGAAAAAGCGAAAATCGGGGAGCGATGAGCCACCCACGTCCTCGCCGCTGAGTCCGGAGCAGCTGGAACGAATAGAGAAGAACAGGCGCGCCGCTCTTGAGAGGCTGGCGGCCCGCAACGTACCGCCCGGAATCGGAGAAAGCTGGCAGAAAGCACTTGGTGGCGAGTTTGGAAAACCATACTTTACCACG CTGATGTCCTTTGTCGCAGAGGAGAGGAAACGCCGCACAATCTATCCACCCTCTCATCAGGTGTTCTCTTGGACCCAGATGTGTGCAGTTGAAGAC GTGAAGGTGGTCATTCTTGGTCAGGACCCATACCACGGCCCAGGTCAGGCTCATGGTCTGTGCTTCAGCGTGCAGAGACCCATCCTGCCCCCACCCAG cTTGGAGAATGTGTACAGAGAGCTGGCTGATGATATAGAGGGTTTCCAGCATCCTGGACATGGTGATCTGACGGGATGGGCCACTCAAG GAGTCCTCCTGTTGAACTCCGTGTTGACGGTTCGAGCGCACCAGGCAAACTCCCACCAGGACCGCGGCTGGGAGACATTCACTGACGCTGTGGTCACATGGCTTAGTGAGAACCTGAATGGTCTGGTCTTCCTCCTTTGGGGGGGGCATGCCCAGAGGAAGGGTGTGGCCATTAACCGG aagcGACACCATGTCCTGCAGGCAGCACATCCTTCCCCCCTGTCTGTGAGTCGGGGGTTCTTTGGCTGCAGGCATTTCTCCAAGACCAACGAGCTGCTCAGGAAATCAGGGAAGACCCCGATAGATTGGACCGCACTCTGA